A part of Liolophura sinensis isolate JHLJ2023 chromosome 1, CUHK_Ljap_v2, whole genome shotgun sequence genomic DNA contains:
- the LOC135472473 gene encoding LOW QUALITY PROTEIN: putative RNA-binding protein Luc7-like 1 (The sequence of the model RefSeq protein was modified relative to this genomic sequence to represent the inferred CDS: inserted 1 base in 1 codon; deleted 3 bases in 3 codons): MSAQEQMRAMLDELMGTGRDGENNKYKVAFDDARVCKSFLLSCCPHDILSSTRMDLGECPKXHDLALRADYDLASKKQDYYYDIDAMEHLQSFIVECDRKVELAKRRLKETQEELSEEANSKAEVIHQLGEQMGTKLAKAEIAGAEGNVEESLKLMAEVEELKKSKAHAENEYRNSMPASSYQQQKLRVCEVCSAYLGIHDNDRRLADHFGGKLHLGFITIRDKLADLKKSVAERRLQREKEREEMRKGRRDRVDDEDEKRPSPSGRTRTRSRSRSRDRRRRSRSRSRRSRSRDRHSRKRSRRSRSRSRSRDRRRSRERSRRSRSRSRSKKHSRSRRSRSRSRSRRSRSRSRRSSSRSRRRTNRSSSPSDSKRSPPAERPKQEADGNGTVELEEDIRRNPWKEKSCFDSRQLF; this comes from the exons atgtcGGCCCAAGAGCAGATGCGAGCTATGCTAGACGAGCTCATGGGGACAGGTAGAGATG GAGAGAACAACAAGTATAAGGTTGCTTTTGATGACGCTCGGGTATGTAAGAGTTTCCTGCTATCCTGCTGTCCTCATGATATTTTGTCGAGCACG CGTATGGATTTGGGTGAATGCCCAA TCCATGATTTGGCCCTGAGAGCAGACTATGATTTGGCATCCAAGAAGCAGGACTATTACTACGATATTGAT GCTATGGAACATCTGCAGAGTTTCATCGTTGAGTGTGACAGAAAAGTGGAACTTGCAAAGCGAAGGCTTAAGGAAACACAGGAAGAACTAAGTGAAGAAGCCAATTCTAAG GCAGAGGTCATTCACCAGCTTGGGGAACAGATGGGGACC AAACTGGCTAAGGCAGAGATTGCTGGAGCTGAAGGCAATGTGGAGGAGTCCTTAAAGTTGATGGCAGAGGTGGAAGAATTAAAGAAAAGTAAAGCTCATGCAGAG AATGAGTACAGGAATTCAATGCCGGCTTCCAGCTATCAGCAGCAGAAGTTGCGTGTGTGTGAGGTGTGCTCAGCCTACCTAGGTATACATGATAATGACAGACGGCTGGCTGATCACTTTGGT GGAAAGTTGCACTTAGGATTCATCACTATCAGGGATAAATTGGCAGATTTAAAG AAAAGTGTG GCCGAGAGGCGTCTCCAGAGAGAAAAGGAAAGAGAAGAGATGCGGAAGGGCCGCAGGGACAGAGTGGATGATGAGGATGAGAAGAGGCCATCTCCGTCGGGACGCACCCGAACACGAAGCCGCAGCAGAAGCAGAGACCGTAGAAGGCGCAGTCGTAGCAGAAGTAGAAG GTCACGTTCACGGGACAGGCACAGCAGGAAGAGATCCCGCAGGTCTCGCAGCCGTTCCAGGTCCAGGGACAGGCGCAGATCCAGGGAGAGATCCAGAAGGTCTCGCTCAAGATCCAGATCCAAGAAACACTCAAG ATCACGACGTTCCCGATCCAGGAGTAGATCGCGGCGATCCAGGAGCAGGTCACGACGCTCCAGCAGCCGATCACGAAGGCGTACAAATCGCTCCAGTAGTCCGTCTGATTCTAAGAGAAGTCCACCAGCTGAGAGACCCAAGCAAGAGGCTGATGG GAATGGTACAGTCGAGCTAGAGGAGGATATTAGAAGAAATCCGTGGAAAGAAAAGTCATGTTTTGATTCTAGACAACTGTTTTAG
- the LOC135481876 gene encoding uncharacterized protein LOC135481876 isoform X1, with protein METFFKMKIDVYLPLMFLSVLAVAAEDLNHCPPIVHRLNQFVNSHGDYCYVFVNEEKYWTTARDYCWNNGGEMLEVDDKATMQFIRSTLNSRELGWRNNGVWLGAHDRHKEGQWLWSSNRRMSYNDWARGQPSSFIPGTGISFEDCACMRKSDNWKWHDCPCEMLGWQYKFICQFRMMTTTTTTITTTTTTTTTTTTTTTPVPTTTTATPDTSTVHRSLIVEVKRVVGDREDFSPTVVHGMLSHRKGNVQQGEHLPPAFNKGSAIEYHSGALDPNDSNKGTVIGICVGSMCFLLLLLCILFFVYRRRQRKKPNREDEPPQFENLSYAQLRQTDAEGRDPGAMCFTANQMNSLYEEVSKPVNHGVNYYSNISVAGACADAALSPKVTNIVAAKENNATVEKAVDKPLQVKIVSNKLYDMEDTAEGATAAEVDTAVCEKEEEDHHYEDLN; from the exons TTGCTGCCGAAGACTTGAACCACTGTCCACCTATAGTCCACAGGCTGAATCAGTTTGTCAATTCCCATGGAGACTACTGCTATGTATTTGTCAATGAAGAGAAGTACTGGACGACAGCTAGAGACTACTGCTGGAATAATGGAGGGGAAATGCTGGAGGTGGATGATAAGGCAACCATGCAGTTTATCAGGTCAACCTTAAACTCTAGGGAGCTTGGCTGGAGAAACAATGGAGTCTGGTTGGGAGCTCATGATAGGCACAAAGAGGGACAGTGGTTGTGGTCATCTA ATCGCAGAATGAGTTATAACGACTGGGCAAGGGGTCAACCATCATCATTTATCCCTGGTACTGGCATCTCATTTGAGGACTGTGCTTGCATGAGGAAGAGTGACAACTGGAAATGGCATGATTGTCCTTGTGAGATGTTGGGATGGCAGTACAAGTTTATTTGTCAATTCC GCATGATGACTACGACGACAACAACTATCACCACCACTACTACAACTACAACTACTACAACTACAACTACTACACCAgttcctacaacaacaacagctacgCCAGACACTTCTACAGTCCACAGATCTCTGATTGTGGAAGTGAAGAGAGTAGTGGGAGACAGAGAGGATTTTTCACCAACTGTGGTGCATGGAATGTTGTCACATCGTAAAGGAAACGTACAACAAGGAGAACACCTACCCCCAG CTTTTAACAAGGGTTCTGCAATAGAGTATCATAGTGGAGCTTTGGATCCAAATGACAGTAACAAAG GCACAGTCATTGGGATATGTGTAGGCAGTATGTGTTTCTTGCTATTACTGCTGTGCATCCTGTTCTTTGTATATAGGAGAAG ACAAAGAAAGAAGCCAAATCGTGAAGATGAACCGCCTCAGTTTGAGAACCTGTCCTATGCCCAGTTACGCCAGACAGACGCTGAAGGCCGTGATCCGGGTGCTATGTGCTTCACAGCCAATCAGATGAACTCCCTGTATGAGGAGGTCAGCAAACCTGTCAATCACGGAGTCAACTATTACTCAAACATAAGTGTTGCCGGAGCCTGCGCAGATGCAGCATTGTCCCCAAAAGTCACCAATATTGTGGCCGCCAAAGAAAATAATGCCACAGTTGAGAAAGCAGTGGACAAACCACTGCAGGTGAAAATTGTGAGCAATAAGTTGTATGATATGGAGGACACAGCAGAAGGCGCTACGGCTGCTGAGGTAGACACTGCTGTTTGTGAGAAAGAGGAGGAAGATCACCACTATGAAGACTTAAACTAA
- the LOC135481876 gene encoding C-type mannose receptor 2-like isoform X2, with the protein METFFKMKIDVYLPLMFLSVLAVAAEDLNHCPPIVHRLNQFVNSHGDYCYVFVNEEKYWTTARDYCWNNGGEMLEVDDKATMQFIRSTLNSRELGWRNNGVWLGAHDRHKEGQWLWSSNRRMSYNDWARGQPSSFIPGTGISFEDCACMRKSDNWKWHDCPCEMLGWQYKFICQFPFNKGSAIEYHSGALDPNDSNKGTVIGICVGSMCFLLLLLCILFFVYRRRQRKKPNREDEPPQFENLSYAQLRQTDAEGRDPGAMCFTANQMNSLYEEVSKPVNHGVNYYSNISVAGACADAALSPKVTNIVAAKENNATVEKAVDKPLQVKIVSNKLYDMEDTAEGATAAEVDTAVCEKEEEDHHYEDLN; encoded by the exons TTGCTGCCGAAGACTTGAACCACTGTCCACCTATAGTCCACAGGCTGAATCAGTTTGTCAATTCCCATGGAGACTACTGCTATGTATTTGTCAATGAAGAGAAGTACTGGACGACAGCTAGAGACTACTGCTGGAATAATGGAGGGGAAATGCTGGAGGTGGATGATAAGGCAACCATGCAGTTTATCAGGTCAACCTTAAACTCTAGGGAGCTTGGCTGGAGAAACAATGGAGTCTGGTTGGGAGCTCATGATAGGCACAAAGAGGGACAGTGGTTGTGGTCATCTA ATCGCAGAATGAGTTATAACGACTGGGCAAGGGGTCAACCATCATCATTTATCCCTGGTACTGGCATCTCATTTGAGGACTGTGCTTGCATGAGGAAGAGTGACAACTGGAAATGGCATGATTGTCCTTGTGAGATGTTGGGATGGCAGTACAAGTTTATTTGTCAATTCC CTTTTAACAAGGGTTCTGCAATAGAGTATCATAGTGGAGCTTTGGATCCAAATGACAGTAACAAAG GCACAGTCATTGGGATATGTGTAGGCAGTATGTGTTTCTTGCTATTACTGCTGTGCATCCTGTTCTTTGTATATAGGAGAAG ACAAAGAAAGAAGCCAAATCGTGAAGATGAACCGCCTCAGTTTGAGAACCTGTCCTATGCCCAGTTACGCCAGACAGACGCTGAAGGCCGTGATCCGGGTGCTATGTGCTTCACAGCCAATCAGATGAACTCCCTGTATGAGGAGGTCAGCAAACCTGTCAATCACGGAGTCAACTATTACTCAAACATAAGTGTTGCCGGAGCCTGCGCAGATGCAGCATTGTCCCCAAAAGTCACCAATATTGTGGCCGCCAAAGAAAATAATGCCACAGTTGAGAAAGCAGTGGACAAACCACTGCAGGTGAAAATTGTGAGCAATAAGTTGTATGATATGGAGGACACAGCAGAAGGCGCTACGGCTGCTGAGGTAGACACTGCTGTTTGTGAGAAAGAGGAGGAAGATCACCACTATGAAGACTTAAACTAA